A genomic region of Actinomycetes bacterium contains the following coding sequences:
- a CDS encoding CoA transferase, protein MGPLQGIKVIEVAGIGPGPFTAMMLADMGADVIRVDRASQATGADPASPPADVLNRGRRSIALDLKSPEGLAVLLDMVERADALIEGFRPGVTERLGFGPDACLQRNPKLVYGRMTGWGQEGPYAHTAGHDINYIALGGVLGHLGREGEKPTPPINLVGDFGGGGLLQAFGVVCALLESARSGEGQVVDTAMVDGSAVLMTMIWAFNAMGIWGEERGTNMLDTGTHFYDTYETSDARFVSIGSIEPQFYAELLRLTDLEAHLAAKGKELPAQMDRANWAGLKDELAEIFASKTRDEWCAIMEGTDVCFAPVLTMHEAAAHPHNVERGTFVENAGITQPAPAPRFSRTPGEIQRPPAHPGQHTDEVLGEWLDLGADDLAKLRESGAVAG, encoded by the coding sequence ATGGGTCCGTTGCAGGGAATCAAGGTAATCGAGGTCGCCGGAATCGGTCCGGGGCCGTTCACGGCCATGATGCTGGCGGACATGGGCGCGGATGTGATCCGTGTCGACCGCGCATCGCAGGCGACGGGCGCCGATCCGGCGTCACCGCCGGCCGATGTGCTCAACCGCGGACGTCGCAGCATTGCGCTCGACCTCAAGTCGCCAGAGGGCCTCGCAGTCCTGCTCGACATGGTTGAGCGGGCCGACGCACTCATCGAAGGCTTCCGCCCCGGAGTCACCGAGCGCTTGGGCTTCGGCCCCGACGCCTGCCTGCAGCGCAACCCGAAGCTCGTCTACGGGCGCATGACCGGGTGGGGTCAGGAGGGCCCCTACGCGCACACCGCCGGCCACGACATCAACTACATCGCGCTGGGGGGCGTGCTCGGCCACCTCGGCCGCGAGGGCGAGAAGCCCACGCCGCCTATCAACCTGGTGGGCGACTTCGGCGGCGGTGGCCTGCTGCAGGCCTTCGGCGTGGTGTGCGCCCTGCTCGAGTCCGCCCGGTCAGGTGAGGGACAGGTCGTGGACACGGCGATGGTCGACGGGTCGGCCGTGCTGATGACCATGATCTGGGCGTTCAACGCAATGGGTATCTGGGGCGAGGAGCGCGGTACCAACATGCTCGACACCGGAACCCACTTCTATGACACCTATGAGACCTCTGACGCGAGGTTCGTGTCGATTGGTTCGATCGAGCCACAGTTCTACGCCGAACTGCTGCGACTCACCGACCTCGAGGCCCACCTCGCAGCGAAGGGCAAGGAGCTTCCGGCGCAGATGGACCGCGCCAACTGGGCCGGTCTGAAAGACGAGCTCGCCGAGATCTTCGCCTCCAAGACCCGCGACGAGTGGTGCGCAATCATGGAGGGCACCGATGTGTGCTTCGCTCCCGTGCTCACCATGCACGAGGCGGCGGCACATCCCCACAACGTGGAACGCGGAACGTTCGTGGAGAATGCCGGCATAACCCAGCCGGCTCCGGCTCCCAGGTTCAGCCGTACCCCCGGCGAGATCCAGCGTCCCCCGGCACACCCGGGCCAGCACACGGACGAAGTCCTGGGCGAATGGCTCGACCTGGGCGCCGATGACCTCGCGAAGCTGCGGGAGTCTGGCGCGGTCGCCGGCTAG
- a CDS encoding metal-dependent hydrolase codes for MIKESRKAAAAPTPPRSVPTRRIDFGFGDVDLPRHFMNDDLVSSHLVAVLSCLFPEGEDFFVQSVRNYRDQITDPELREQVKGFIGQEAIHGREHRQFNDTLAELGYPVWYLDGRVRIGLGLLARIAPKAHQLALTAALEHYTATLAEILLTTDFLEEECDIAEVRQLFYWHALEEAEHKSVAYDVYMSACGNERIRVNVMRVTQVMFNFAVLTGLVASLLGDPATRRRGRLRKSLAKVSKNPILSKEMRRRISSYKRHGFHPDDRDTSELLECWTERLFGEKGQLSDRLKGPSAA; via the coding sequence ATGATCAAGGAGAGCCGCAAGGCCGCAGCTGCACCCACACCACCGAGGTCCGTTCCCACCAGAAGAATCGATTTCGGCTTCGGCGACGTGGACCTGCCCCGGCACTTCATGAACGACGACCTCGTCTCGAGCCACCTAGTCGCCGTGCTCAGCTGCCTGTTCCCGGAGGGCGAGGACTTCTTCGTGCAGTCGGTACGCAACTACCGCGACCAGATAACCGACCCCGAACTCCGCGAGCAGGTCAAGGGCTTCATAGGCCAGGAGGCCATTCACGGCCGCGAGCATCGGCAATTCAACGACACCCTCGCCGAGCTCGGGTACCCGGTCTGGTATCTCGACGGCCGCGTGCGCATAGGCCTCGGGCTCCTGGCGAGGATCGCACCGAAGGCACACCAGCTCGCCCTCACCGCCGCACTCGAGCACTACACGGCCACCCTTGCCGAGATCCTGCTCACCACCGACTTCCTCGAAGAGGAATGCGACATCGCCGAGGTGCGCCAACTGTTCTACTGGCACGCCCTGGAGGAGGCCGAGCACAAGTCGGTCGCGTACGACGTATACATGTCGGCCTGTGGCAACGAGCGCATCCGGGTCAACGTGATGCGCGTGACACAGGTGATGTTCAACTTCGCAGTACTCACCGGGCTCGTGGCCTCGCTGCTTGGCGACCCCGCAACCCGCCGGCGGGGCCGGCTGCGCAAGAGCCTGGCGAAGGTGAGCAAGAACCCGATCCTGAGCAAGGAGATGCGCAGGCGGATCAGCAGCTACAAGCGGCACGGGTTCCACCCCGACGACCGCGACACCTCGGAGTTGCTCGAGTGTTGGACCGAGAGGCTGTTCGGCGAGAAGGGCCAGCTAAGCGACAGACTGAAGGGCCCCTCGGCCGCGTGA
- a CDS encoding TetR/AcrR family transcriptional regulator, whose amino-acid sequence MAKGAKRGRPRLTDAQRAEQRARLLQSAMEAIRAHGSDVSIDDIAATAGVSKPVLYGHFGDRLGLADAIAVALADNVTNEAADAVGGPDADELDFPAAVGVIVTSLVDLVEHEPAIYGFLVRTIRSGDRGFFDNALVDVIRERGGALAEIANPHIDPGARAVLVDGAFGFLLFSIESWAQRGMPSRAELISTLTHSVVAGFGAAAARSSLVE is encoded by the coding sequence ATGGCAAAGGGAGCCAAGAGGGGTCGGCCCCGCCTCACCGACGCTCAGCGCGCCGAGCAGCGCGCCAGGCTGCTGCAATCGGCGATGGAGGCAATCCGGGCCCACGGCTCCGACGTGTCCATCGACGACATAGCGGCCACCGCAGGAGTCTCCAAGCCGGTCCTCTACGGCCATTTCGGGGACCGCCTCGGACTGGCCGACGCCATCGCAGTGGCCCTTGCCGACAACGTGACCAACGAGGCAGCCGACGCCGTAGGCGGCCCGGATGCAGACGAGCTCGACTTCCCGGCTGCGGTAGGAGTCATCGTGACCTCGCTGGTCGACCTGGTCGAACACGAGCCCGCCATCTACGGCTTCCTCGTGCGCACCATCCGATCGGGAGACCGCGGGTTCTTCGACAACGCCCTCGTCGACGTGATCCGCGAACGTGGCGGTGCGCTGGCAGAGATCGCCAACCCCCACATCGACCCCGGCGCAAGGGCCGTGCTGGTGGACGGCGCGTTCGGGTTCCTGCTCTTCTCCATCGAGTCATGGGCGCAGCGCGGCATGCCCAGCCGGGCGGAGCTGATCAGCACGCTCACCCACTCGGTGGTGGCGGGCTTCGGTGCCGCTGCGGCGCGCAGCTCACTGGTCGAGTGA
- a CDS encoding MFS transporter has protein sequence MATPIEEPSSAFGVVDFRRFWFAALVSNTGTWMQGAAIPYAVYEISGTTGAVGVTGLFQYLPFMVMGAVGGTLADRFARRRLLLVTQVAMMGAALALWALQASGRAELWSITALAFVFGLLGGLATPVWQAFVVELVPRDLLLGAVTLNSTQFNAARAVGPFLAGVVIAVFGVQAAFLFNAVSFLAVIAVLVVIRSAGGKRPGGHAGLRGSALGGMAEAARHILATPAILACCMAIIAVAGLGSPLFNFLPVYGEEEFVVEGWQLGLLFGAGGIGSLLFAPALLKVAPKMPRARLLAGFMGLYGLAVAAVGLSPGYWVAVVALMVFGGAYLGIASTINTTIQLVVHDHLRGKVIAIYLMCLTGALPLGLLVWGLVADVVGLRATTVAAGLLLVVTTAVLRATGRFTVMAAADDARDEAAEARGVAS, from the coding sequence ATGGCAACACCCATCGAGGAGCCCTCCTCGGCGTTCGGCGTGGTCGACTTCCGGCGGTTCTGGTTCGCCGCCCTAGTGTCGAACACGGGGACCTGGATGCAGGGGGCCGCGATCCCCTACGCCGTTTACGAGATCTCGGGCACCACGGGCGCGGTGGGTGTCACCGGGCTGTTCCAGTATCTGCCGTTCATGGTCATGGGAGCGGTGGGAGGCACCCTTGCTGACCGGTTCGCCCGCCGACGTCTGCTGCTGGTGACCCAGGTGGCCATGATGGGCGCGGCGTTGGCGTTGTGGGCCCTGCAGGCATCGGGTCGGGCGGAGCTCTGGTCGATCACGGCGCTGGCGTTCGTGTTCGGGCTCCTCGGAGGCCTGGCAACTCCGGTCTGGCAGGCGTTCGTGGTGGAGTTGGTGCCGAGGGACCTGTTGTTGGGGGCGGTCACACTGAACAGCACGCAGTTCAACGCCGCGCGCGCGGTGGGACCGTTCCTCGCCGGAGTGGTGATCGCTGTGTTCGGGGTGCAGGCGGCGTTCCTGTTCAACGCGGTGTCGTTCCTCGCGGTGATCGCGGTGCTGGTCGTGATCCGCTCGGCCGGTGGCAAGCGCCCCGGGGGCCATGCCGGGTTACGGGGCTCCGCGCTCGGCGGCATGGCCGAAGCGGCCAGGCACATACTCGCCACACCGGCGATCCTGGCGTGCTGCATGGCGATCATCGCGGTGGCCGGCCTGGGTTCGCCGCTGTTCAATTTCCTGCCCGTGTATGGCGAGGAGGAATTCGTGGTCGAGGGCTGGCAGCTAGGCCTGCTGTTCGGCGCAGGTGGAATCGGTTCGCTGTTGTTCGCCCCGGCCCTGCTCAAGGTCGCCCCCAAGATGCCGCGGGCGCGGCTGCTGGCCGGATTCATGGGCCTCTATGGTCTGGCCGTGGCGGCGGTCGGGTTGTCGCCGGGGTACTGGGTCGCAGTGGTCGCTCTGATGGTGTTCGGTGGCGCTTACCTGGGCATCGCATCCACGATCAACACCACCATCCAGCTGGTCGTGCACGACCACCTGCGCGGCAAGGTCATCGCGATCTACCTGATGTGCCTCACGGGCGCTCTGCCTCTCGGGCTGCTCGTGTGGGGGCTCGTGGCCGACGTGGTGGGCCTGCGGGCGACGACCGTGGCGGCCGGACTGTTGCTGGTGGTCACCACGGCCGTGCTGCGCGCCACCGGACGATTCACGGTCATGGCGGCAGCCGACGACGCCCGCGACGAAGCCGCGGAGGCCCGCGGCGTTGCTTCCTGA
- a CDS encoding DUF1330 domain-containing protein, with protein sequence MTGHIEPTEAQLERLMASGIEGPVTMLNLLRYRDVADYSEHAGLAPTEPVSGREAYGLYSAGVLPILAGLGAAPVFFGACNPTVIGPDDEQWDDMALIRYPDLATFAGMVASAEYQAIMGHRTAALADSRLVPTDAVAVPDGSA encoded by the coding sequence ATGACAGGACACATCGAACCGACCGAAGCCCAACTCGAACGCCTCATGGCATCAGGGATCGAAGGCCCGGTCACGATGCTCAACCTGCTGCGCTACCGCGACGTCGCCGACTACTCCGAGCACGCAGGCCTTGCTCCCACCGAGCCGGTCAGCGGCCGCGAGGCCTACGGGCTGTACTCCGCGGGCGTGCTGCCGATACTCGCAGGCCTCGGAGCGGCACCGGTGTTCTTCGGCGCCTGCAACCCGACGGTGATAGGCCCCGACGACGAGCAGTGGGATGACATGGCGCTGATCCGATACCCGGACCTGGCCACGTTCGCCGGCATGGTCGCCTCCGCTGAGTACCAGGCCATCATGGGCCACCGCACCGCGGCGCTCGCCGACAGCCGGCTCGTGCCGACCGACGCCGTGGCAGTACCCGACGGGTCGGCCTGA
- a CDS encoding exonuclease SbcCD subunit D — MRVLHTSDWHLGRSLGDHRLLEDQAAFCDWLVGFVAGEKIDLVAVSGDLFDRSIPPGDAWTLLCDVFSRLRSAGATVAAIAGNHDSAGRLAALDDLLNGAGVYLRGGYARAGSVTELDLGGHPLALVTTPFLDPHMAPSEVAEPLREASALSHEGVLALAMHGARSAMPDGIPSMVLSHAFVTGAARSDSERELAVGEAAMVSAEVFSGFDYVALGHLHQPQSVAGEERIRYSGSPLPYSFSETGPKSVCIAELDEAGLVGVTSVEVPVGRSVVTVRGTLEDLAESAGDARNFVRAELTDELRPVDAARLLRSSFPWLAEVEWVGGRRDGIQGLSVSEVAVRTPGELVDDFWRDVRGERPGEEVRAMLHGALHGTDTGEFAAA; from the coding sequence ATGCGAGTACTGCACACTTCCGACTGGCACCTCGGGCGCTCACTGGGGGATCACCGCCTCCTTGAGGACCAGGCAGCCTTCTGTGACTGGCTCGTGGGCTTCGTGGCCGGCGAGAAGATCGACCTCGTGGCCGTGTCGGGTGACCTGTTCGACCGCTCGATCCCGCCCGGCGACGCCTGGACGCTGCTGTGCGACGTCTTCAGCCGCCTTCGTTCCGCAGGCGCCACGGTGGCCGCGATTGCGGGCAACCACGACAGCGCGGGCCGCCTCGCCGCCCTCGATGACCTGCTCAACGGCGCCGGGGTGTACCTGCGCGGCGGATACGCACGCGCCGGCTCGGTCACGGAGCTCGACTTGGGCGGCCATCCGCTCGCCCTCGTCACCACGCCCTTCCTGGATCCCCACATGGCCCCCTCCGAGGTGGCGGAGCCGCTCCGGGAGGCGTCGGCGCTCAGCCACGAGGGTGTGTTGGCACTCGCCATGCACGGTGCCCGGTCCGCCATGCCCGATGGCATTCCCAGCATGGTCCTGTCTCATGCGTTCGTCACCGGTGCCGCCCGCAGCGACTCCGAGCGTGAGCTCGCGGTGGGCGAGGCGGCGATGGTCTCCGCAGAGGTCTTCTCGGGGTTCGACTACGTGGCCCTCGGCCATCTGCACCAGCCCCAGAGCGTGGCCGGTGAGGAGCGCATCCGCTACAGCGGGTCGCCGCTGCCCTACTCGTTTTCGGAAACCGGCCCGAAGAGTGTGTGCATTGCCGAGCTCGATGAGGCTGGCCTTGTGGGGGTCACCTCCGTCGAGGTGCCCGTGGGGCGCAGCGTCGTCACTGTGCGCGGCACCCTGGAAGACCTGGCCGAGTCCGCCGGCGATGCACGCAACTTCGTGCGGGCAGAACTCACTGACGAGCTGCGGCCGGTCGACGCCGCAAGGCTGCTGAGGTCGAGCTTCCCGTGGCTTGCCGAGGTCGAGTGGGTCGGCGGGCGACGCGACGGCATCCAGGGCCTGAGCGTCAGCGAGGTCGCAGTGCGCACCCCCGGTGAGCTGGTCGACGACTTCTGGCGCGACGTGCGCGGCGAGCGGCCTGGCGAAGAGGTGCGCGCCATGTTGCACGGCGCCCTGCACGGCACCGATACCGGTGAGTTCGCAGCCGCATGA